The following are encoded in a window of Flavobacterium psychrotrophum genomic DNA:
- a CDS encoding helix-turn-helix domain-containing protein — protein MKTFSDFKSYNNYLGLPEPLDSNIDVGYYNPSVMLLKSDAVMVDFYRISFKINFQSKQSANPNPITAVFFNSPNIVLVDGWDVEPTYTGMYLQLSKKIIEENRFLFKTYLDYGQHEALYLKEDEVQEISSVFQLMMKYYESGTHNFNVLISYVNVLVSLVEAYYKRQFSTDPKQYNRIVSDFQQSLLEYYQKPVTQLPSVQYFADKLGLTPNYLGDIIKHFTQKSPLENIHEFVIKKAKELLEQDCMMNNAEIAYELGFEYPNYFSKFFKKQVGLSPKEYRAKLTPKL, from the coding sequence ATGAAAACTTTTAGCGACTTTAAATCTTACAACAATTATTTGGGGTTACCCGAACCTTTAGACAGTAATATAGATGTTGGATATTATAATCCATCGGTTATGTTGCTAAAGTCAGATGCAGTAATGGTTGATTTTTACAGGATCTCGTTTAAAATAAATTTTCAAAGTAAACAGTCTGCTAATCCCAACCCAATAACAGCAGTATTTTTCAACAGCCCTAATATAGTGTTGGTTGATGGCTGGGATGTAGAACCTACCTATACAGGAATGTACTTACAGCTCTCAAAAAAAATAATTGAAGAAAACCGTTTCCTTTTTAAGACCTATCTTGACTATGGGCAGCATGAGGCACTTTATCTTAAAGAGGATGAAGTTCAGGAAATCAGTTCGGTGTTTCAGTTAATGATGAAATATTATGAAAGCGGCACACATAATTTCAATGTGCTTATATCTTATGTAAATGTTCTGGTATCGCTGGTAGAAGCATATTACAAAAGGCAGTTTTCAACCGACCCAAAACAATATAATCGTATTGTATCAGACTTTCAGCAAAGTTTACTTGAGTATTATCAAAAACCGGTAACACAGCTTCCTTCTGTACAGTATTTTGCCGATAAATTAGGACTGACTCCTAACTATTTAGGAGATATCATTAAACACTTTACGCAAAAATCGCCTTTAGAGAATATTCATGAGTTTGTAATAAAAAAAGCAAAAGAATTGCTGGAACAAGACTGCATGATGAATAATGCTGAAATCGCTTATGAATTGGGATTTGAATACCCTAATTACTTCTCAAAATTCTTTAAAAAGCAGGTAGGACTCAGTCCTAAAGAGTATAGGGCTAAGCTTACTCCAAAACTTTAA
- a CDS encoding DUF3990 domain-containing protein, with translation MDNISYHGTSSEFAESIVGPPSNVDLTLGKGELGKGFYTGSSIALAAIWARSRYEDQGVVIEFEIPKANFVQLKGLLIKTQHEVVTHWETLKLAKKTKKFKFEDIDYVVAPFATVEHTGNQFKFESKKAEDELNSSNKIIYPCVS, from the coding sequence ATGGACAATATAAGTTATCACGGAACATCATCAGAATTTGCAGAAAGTATCGTTGGTCCCCCTTCAAATGTCGATTTGACTTTAGGTAAAGGGGAGCTAGGCAAGGGGTTTTATACCGGTTCATCAATAGCACTTGCCGCAATTTGGGCAAGATCTAGATATGAAGATCAAGGTGTTGTTATTGAATTCGAAATTCCAAAAGCTAATTTCGTTCAATTAAAAGGCCTTCTGATTAAAACTCAGCATGAAGTTGTAACGCATTGGGAGACATTAAAATTAGCTAAAAAAACCAAAAAATTTAAATTTGAAGATATCGACTATGTCGTTGCCCCATTTGCTACAGTTGAGCATACCGGCAATCAATTTAAATTTGAGAGTAAAAAAGCTGAAGATGAATTGAATTCATCAAATAAAATAATATATCCATGCGTATCTTAA
- a CDS encoding diacylglycerol/lipid kinase family protein, producing the protein MIFIYFIINPISGKGTHGLTTDYINSFFACGQYMIETHFTKYKNHAEELSREAVILNADVVVACGGDGTINEVASALIGTGKKLGIIPLGSGNGLASNLGIPQNIEKALKILRAGTATLIDVGILNKQYFFSNAGVGIDAAIISHYQKRGKRTLLAYIISSLSANIKYKATTAILTIGNEKIKSKPFMLFISNSNEMGYKMSLTPNAKLNDGLLDIVLIPEISVFNKIMLGYLVLCKKIMRFKKAQRFVAEKLVIELPEKIFTDIQLDGEHHSTRANIFEISLLPQALPVIVKSKKI; encoded by the coding sequence ATGATCTTTATTTATTTTATAATCAACCCTATATCCGGCAAAGGTACACACGGGCTTACCACTGATTACATCAATAGCTTTTTTGCTTGTGGTCAGTATATGATAGAAACGCATTTTACAAAATACAAGAACCATGCTGAAGAGCTGAGTCGCGAAGCTGTTATTTTAAATGCCGACGTAGTTGTAGCCTGTGGCGGCGACGGCACCATAAATGAAGTGGCATCGGCCCTGATAGGAACCGGTAAAAAATTGGGCATTATACCGTTAGGTTCAGGTAACGGACTGGCTTCGAACCTGGGTATCCCACAAAATATAGAAAAGGCATTAAAAATTTTAAGAGCCGGTACAGCAACACTAATTGACGTAGGCATACTTAATAAACAATATTTTTTTAGCAATGCCGGTGTAGGCATAGATGCAGCAATAATAAGCCATTATCAAAAACGTGGTAAAAGAACACTCTTAGCTTACATAATTTCTTCGCTTTCAGCTAATATAAAGTATAAGGCTACAACAGCTATATTAACTATAGGTAACGAAAAAATTAAGAGCAAACCATTTATGCTTTTTATATCAAACTCTAATGAAATGGGATACAAAATGAGCCTTACGCCAAATGCTAAACTTAACGATGGGCTGCTGGATATTGTACTGATACCTGAAATTTCTGTATTCAATAAAATTATGCTCGGCTATCTGGTATTGTGCAAAAAAATTATGAGGTTTAAAAAGGCACAAAGATTTGTAGCAGAAAAGCTGGTAATTGAATTACCTGAAAAAATATTTACAGATATTCAATTAGACGGTGAACATCACAGTACAAGAGCAAATATTTTTGAAATTTCATTACTGCCACAAGCATTACCTGTAATAGTAAAAAGCAAAAAAATTTAA
- a CDS encoding outer membrane beta-barrel family protein, with translation MHYSKHLSIKKKEILPFIVFCFSVLGYGQSKQVTISGSVKETVSLLPVGYANIILKQSKNNTAVISVITDEEGNFILPGVTPGNYTLDISSIGYSNFSKELYVGSLSDFLNTGVFLLTADNQELSEVIITARQNEVNSHMDKKSYAISDNITQSGGSVLQAMQNLPGVTTQDGKVQLRGNDKVTVLIDGKQTAITGFNSQSGLDNLPASAIEKIEIINNPSSKYDANGNAGIINIILKKNKDEGFNGKVGLSSGYGALWKRKANLPSIRPQYQLTPKINPSMSLNYRKEKVNIYFQADYLYTETLNKNEFVTRTYDDGTIVNQQTKRNRNTHFTNIKTGIDWNYNDNNTLAFSALYGSEKIIDNGDEPFFNADYSQRLRLWQFLEDELKTTVMISGSYRHQFKEPGHVLNTSVNYTFHRENEKYFFDNTLPSSTDRDAFKLLSDESVLDMNIDYSRPLVSGKLEAGFRFRNRLIPANMRFYPGENSVIDANAGGKAAYEESIPAIYSNYVYENNRIEAEAGLRVEYLDLEYEVDPNHPVYRTDGYHYLEPFPSLRFAYKLNQNQKLSLFYNRRVDRPNEVDIRIFPKYDDAEIIKVGNPSLRPQFTNTAELGYKADISKGYFFASAYYKQVDGTITRIATSTPGSNLIYNVFQNAGKSNMMGIEALFNHKPVSWYSYNLNATLYRNTIDAFTVNILYPESTVYSSEKQQLTSGNVKLNNTFNFSATLTAQLMAAYLAPDIIPQGKTLGRFSTDIGLKKIIQQGKGELFLNATDLFNTLVIRKEVRGNGFNFISKDYYETQVIRFGYNYKF, from the coding sequence GTGCATTACAGCAAACATCTATCAATAAAAAAAAAGGAGATATTACCCTTTATAGTTTTTTGTTTCTCTGTATTAGGATATGGTCAGTCAAAACAAGTAACCATATCGGGATCGGTAAAGGAAACAGTATCGCTACTGCCTGTGGGCTATGCAAACATCATTTTAAAACAATCTAAGAATAATACGGCCGTTATTTCTGTAATAACAGACGAAGAAGGAAATTTTATACTACCCGGGGTTACGCCCGGAAACTACACGCTTGATATAAGCTCGATAGGGTACAGTAATTTTAGTAAAGAATTATATGTAGGTTCGCTATCTGATTTTTTAAATACTGGGGTATTCCTGCTTACTGCTGATAATCAGGAACTCAGTGAGGTAATAATTACGGCACGGCAAAATGAAGTAAACAGCCATATGGATAAGAAAAGCTATGCCATTAGCGACAATATTACGCAAAGTGGCGGCTCAGTACTGCAGGCAATGCAAAACCTGCCGGGAGTTACCACACAAGACGGTAAAGTACAGCTACGTGGCAATGATAAGGTAACAGTATTAATTGATGGTAAGCAAACTGCAATTACCGGGTTTAACAGCCAGTCCGGGCTGGACAACCTACCCGCATCGGCCATAGAAAAAATTGAGATTATCAATAATCCCTCATCTAAATATGATGCTAATGGCAATGCGGGTATTATAAATATTATCCTTAAGAAAAATAAGGATGAAGGATTTAATGGTAAAGTTGGGTTGTCTTCCGGCTATGGGGCGTTATGGAAACGTAAAGCTAACCTGCCTTCAATTCGGCCACAGTATCAGCTCACCCCAAAAATAAATCCGTCAATGTCGCTTAATTACCGTAAAGAGAAAGTAAACATTTATTTTCAGGCTGATTACCTTTACACTGAGACCCTGAATAAAAATGAATTTGTAACCCGTACCTATGATGACGGAACGATTGTTAACCAGCAGACCAAACGTAACCGCAATACACACTTTACAAATATTAAGACGGGCATAGACTGGAATTATAATGATAATAATACATTAGCTTTTTCAGCATTATATGGTAGTGAAAAGATTATTGATAACGGTGACGAGCCCTTTTTTAATGCCGATTATTCTCAACGACTGCGCCTGTGGCAGTTCCTGGAAGATGAGCTAAAAACCACTGTAATGATATCCGGCAGCTACCGCCACCAGTTTAAAGAGCCTGGGCACGTGCTTAATACCAGCGTAAATTATACCTTTCACAGAGAAAACGAAAAATATTTTTTTGATAACACCCTGCCCTCTTCTACAGACCGGGATGCCTTTAAATTATTATCAGACGAAAGCGTGCTGGATATGAACATAGACTATAGCAGACCCTTGGTATCCGGAAAGCTGGAGGCCGGATTTAGATTTCGCAACAGGCTCATCCCTGCCAATATGCGTTTCTATCCCGGAGAAAATTCTGTTATAGATGCAAATGCGGGCGGCAAGGCAGCCTACGAAGAATCTATACCTGCAATTTATAGCAACTATGTATATGAAAACAACCGCATTGAAGCTGAGGCAGGCTTACGTGTAGAATATCTTGACCTTGAATATGAGGTTGACCCAAACCATCCGGTTTATCGTACAGATGGCTACCATTATCTTGAGCCTTTTCCTTCGCTGCGTTTTGCCTATAAACTTAACCAAAACCAAAAGTTATCATTATTTTACAACCGCAGGGTAGACAGGCCAAATGAAGTAGACATAAGGATATTTCCCAAATATGATGATGCCGAAATTATAAAAGTTGGAAATCCCAGCCTACGCCCCCAGTTTACCAATACTGCAGAACTGGGCTATAAAGCAGATATTAGTAAAGGATATTTTTTTGCCTCGGCTTACTACAAACAGGTTGATGGCACCATAACAAGAATTGCCACCAGTACACCGGGCAGCAACTTGATTTATAATGTTTTTCAAAATGCCGGAAAAAGCAATATGATGGGAATAGAGGCGCTTTTTAATCACAAGCCCGTTTCCTGGTATTCATACAACCTTAATGCTACCCTCTACCGCAATACCATAGATGCTTTTACGGTTAATATACTGTATCCTGAGTCAACAGTTTATTCTTCTGAAAAACAGCAATTAACATCGGGCAATGTAAAGCTGAACAACACCTTTAACTTTTCGGCCACGCTTACAGCGCAGCTCATGGCCGCTTACCTGGCTCCTGATATTATTCCGCAGGGAAAAACATTAGGCCGTTTTTCAACAGATATTGGCCTTAAAAAAATAATCCAGCAAGGCAAAGGAGAACTGTTCTTAAATGCAACCGACTTGTTTAATACCCTTGTTATACGCAAAGAAGTAAGAGGTAATGGTTTTAATTTTATTAGTAAAGATTATTATGAAACACAGGTAATACGGTTTGGATATAATTACAAATTCTAG
- a CDS encoding LTA synthase family protein, whose protein sequence is MWFLAISLLLRLGFFIWQYDEVSWGPVNVLQTLLTGLFFDLGTIACISLPAAIYYSLMPNKWIGTWADKILVWFFTSLTIFILVFTFFAEITFWEEFRTRFNFIAVDYLIYTHEVVANINESYPLPLLIGGVLFITVCVLLLFYKKGAFGLTFGTKASFKHRAAVLLSLSITTLIFSLFITNSQAEWSTNRYNSEISKSGIYSFFAAFRNNRMDYDEFYSSIKDKKAFNIIRQKLSDKNSEYTSNGYAIHRTVTDSSASTENKNVVFILVESLSGSFMKEFGNTEGISPFLDSLAQKSVFFENLYATGTRTVRGMEAVTLCIPPTPGQSIVKRPENDNLYTVNSVFKKRGYNSNFFYGGDGYFDNMNAYFGGNGFTIYDRGRGSVLSDNIKAKRNNIEDNEVTFENAWGICDEDIFNKMLDVADKQYASKKPFFNFVMTTSNHRPYTYPSGKIDIPSGTGRQGAVKYTDFALRKLFETAKTKPWYNSTVFVIIADHCASSAGKDDIDVANYHIPAFIVNLPKQNNIKIKKLCSQIDLFPTLFGLMHWSYDSDFFGRDVIANRFEERALMGTYRKLTLMKDNRVMILSDQKKQAFYSWNKQDNNLAPLPMEQHFLEEAISWYQTADYLFTNKMLK, encoded by the coding sequence TTGTGGTTTTTAGCAATTTCGCTACTGTTAAGATTAGGCTTCTTCATCTGGCAATACGACGAGGTTTCCTGGGGCCCTGTCAACGTATTACAAACATTGCTAACCGGCCTGTTCTTCGATTTAGGTACCATAGCTTGTATAAGCTTGCCTGCCGCCATTTATTATTCGCTAATGCCCAATAAGTGGATAGGAACCTGGGCAGACAAAATTCTGGTCTGGTTTTTTACGAGCCTGACTATTTTTATACTGGTCTTTACATTTTTTGCTGAAATTACATTTTGGGAGGAATTCAGGACACGTTTTAATTTTATAGCAGTAGATTACCTTATTTATACCCACGAAGTTGTAGCAAACATAAATGAATCTTATCCGTTGCCGCTGCTCATTGGCGGAGTGCTGTTTATTACAGTATGTGTATTGCTTCTATTTTATAAAAAAGGCGCATTTGGCCTTACCTTTGGTACAAAAGCATCTTTTAAACACAGGGCTGCAGTGCTACTTAGCCTATCAATAACTACTCTTATCTTTTCATTATTCATAACAAATAGTCAGGCCGAATGGAGTACTAACCGTTATAATTCTGAGATTTCAAAATCCGGCATCTATTCGTTTTTTGCTGCATTCAGAAATAACAGAATGGATTATGATGAATTTTATTCATCTATTAAAGATAAAAAGGCATTTAATATCATAAGGCAAAAATTAAGTGATAAAAATTCTGAATATACATCTAACGGCTATGCCATACACAGAACAGTTACAGACAGTAGCGCATCTACAGAAAATAAAAATGTAGTCTTTATCCTGGTAGAAAGCCTTAGTGGCAGCTTTATGAAGGAATTTGGAAACACTGAAGGTATTAGCCCTTTTCTTGACAGCCTGGCACAAAAAAGCGTCTTTTTTGAAAATCTTTATGCCACAGGTACCAGAACGGTAAGGGGCATGGAAGCAGTAACACTTTGCATACCGCCTACCCCGGGACAAAGCATTGTAAAAAGGCCTGAAAACGATAACCTTTATACTGTAAACAGCGTGTTTAAAAAGCGGGGCTATAACAGTAATTTCTTTTATGGTGGAGATGGTTATTTTGATAACATGAACGCTTATTTTGGCGGTAACGGATTTACTATTTATGATCGTGGCAGAGGCAGTGTACTGAGTGATAACATAAAAGCTAAACGCAACAATATAGAGGATAATGAAGTAACTTTTGAAAACGCCTGGGGAATATGCGATGAGGATATTTTTAATAAGATGCTCGATGTAGCAGACAAACAATATGCTTCAAAAAAGCCTTTCTTCAACTTTGTAATGACCACCTCCAACCACAGGCCCTACACCTATCCGTCAGGAAAAATCGATATCCCTTCGGGCACAGGGCGCCAGGGCGCTGTTAAATACACAGATTTTGCCCTGCGTAAGCTTTTTGAAACGGCTAAAACAAAACCATGGTATAACAGTACCGTGTTTGTAATCATTGCAGATCACTGTGCCAGCAGTGCCGGTAAAGATGACATTGATGTGGCTAACTACCATATCCCTGCCTTTATTGTAAACCTTCCGAAGCAAAATAATATAAAAATTAAAAAGCTATGCTCGCAGATTGACTTGTTTCCTACTTTATTCGGGCTGATGCACTGGAGCTATGATTCTGATTTTTTTGGCAGAGATGTAATAGCTAACAGGTTTGAAGAACGAGCGCTGATGGGAACATATCGAAAATTGACCTTGATGAAAGATAACAGGGTTATGATATTATCTGACCAAAAAAAGCAGGCATTTTACTCGTGGAATAAACAGGATAACAACCTGGCGCCTTTACCTATGGAACAGCATTTTCTTGAAGAAGCAATATCATGGTACCAAACAGCTGATTATCTTTTTACCAACAAAATGCTTAAGTAA
- a CDS encoding phosphatase PAP2 family protein, which produces MKRSVFLCMAMSLVAVTVFSQQVTSTDSIIRDTTHSMKFNYKQLIIPSALIGYGIIGIESDQLKSFNTQIRDEVQEDIDHKITIDDFSQWAPAATVYALNAFGVQGKHNFRDRSVILLTSYAIMGATTFAGKSITKIERPDGSSNNSFPSGHTATAFAGAEFLWQEYKDQSIWYGIAGYAVATGTGLFRIYNNKHWLTDVAAGAGIGILSTKIAYWINPFITKNLFGKKHEKSATSALMPSYDGKTVSITFMRIF; this is translated from the coding sequence ATGAAAAGATCTGTTTTTCTATGTATGGCTATGAGCCTTGTAGCCGTTACTGTTTTTAGCCAGCAGGTAACGAGTACTGACTCTATTATTAGGGACACCACTCATTCTATGAAGTTTAACTACAAACAGCTAATTATACCTTCGGCACTTATTGGATATGGTATCATTGGTATTGAAAGCGACCAGCTTAAAAGTTTCAATACACAAATTCGCGACGAGGTACAAGAAGACATTGACCACAAAATTACAATTGACGATTTTAGCCAATGGGCACCTGCTGCCACCGTATATGCCCTAAATGCATTTGGTGTGCAGGGAAAACATAATTTTAGAGATAGGTCTGTAATATTATTAACCTCCTACGCAATTATGGGAGCTACTACTTTTGCCGGAAAATCTATCACAAAAATTGAGCGTCCGGATGGTAGTTCAAACAACTCTTTCCCTTCGGGCCATACGGCTACAGCCTTTGCGGGCGCAGAATTTCTTTGGCAAGAATACAAAGATCAGTCTATATGGTATGGCATAGCTGGCTATGCAGTAGCAACAGGCACTGGCTTGTTCAGAATCTACAATAATAAGCACTGGCTTACAGATGTTGCTGCAGGTGCGGGCATTGGCATTTTAAGCACAAAGATTGCCTATTGGATCAATCCGTTCATCACAAAAAACTTATTTGGAAAAAAGCACGAGAAGTCGGCCACATCAGCACTTATGCCAAGTTATGACGGGAAGACTGTGAGTATAACTTTTATGAGGATTTTTTGA
- a CDS encoding sensor histidine kinase, translated as MDWVINGRMNKKKLLNKTTNSFMVYAVVILLAAAPVFYFICQWLYIYETDEVLLFHKGAFVKESSKNFTEKDIAYWNKYNRDVEIVPDMGIKQDSIIGKTIYDSIAKEKEPFRLLYAPVSINGKQFTYVEKSNLVEMEGMVLSIAVMFICIIIILLAGIIYISKASAAKIWKPFYNTLDQIRNFEIDKNRPPNFAITDIDEFDRLNRSLERLIEKNTAIYKSQREFVENAAHELQTPLALFQARIDTLSQSEALTREQSEIVSALNKDVSRLNRLNKNLLMLSKIDNDSYFEKLQVKVAEYVERHLDFFEQQAKAKHVTIKTVLDKNSVIFANPILFEVLLNNLFLNAIRHNIQNGSIEIVILPDAIRFTNTGTARALNHEKLFNRFSKSDPSAQGNGLGLAIVKKITELNGWSITYHFSGSSHSFTITF; from the coding sequence ATGGACTGGGTTATAAATGGCAGGATGAATAAAAAGAAGCTCCTAAATAAAACAACAAACAGCTTTATGGTTTATGCGGTAGTCATACTTTTGGCTGCTGCACCGGTCTTTTACTTCATTTGTCAATGGCTATATATTTATGAAACAGATGAAGTACTGTTGTTTCATAAAGGGGCATTTGTAAAGGAGAGCAGTAAAAATTTTACAGAGAAAGATATTGCCTACTGGAACAAATATAACCGGGATGTAGAGATTGTGCCAGATATGGGCATTAAGCAAGACTCTATTATTGGCAAAACGATATACGACTCTATTGCTAAAGAAAAAGAGCCTTTTCGCCTGCTTTATGCACCGGTAAGCATCAACGGAAAACAGTTTACGTATGTAGAAAAAAGTAACCTGGTTGAGATGGAAGGCATGGTTCTGAGCATAGCAGTCATGTTTATTTGCATCATCATAATCCTTTTGGCAGGTATTATTTACATTTCTAAAGCTTCTGCCGCAAAAATATGGAAGCCTTTTTACAATACACTCGACCAAATACGCAACTTTGAGATAGACAAAAACAGGCCTCCAAATTTTGCCATTACTGATATTGACGAATTTGACAGGCTTAACAGAAGCCTTGAGCGTCTTATAGAAAAGAATACAGCCATTTATAAAAGCCAAAGGGAATTTGTAGAGAATGCTGCACACGAACTCCAGACTCCACTTGCGCTTTTTCAGGCAAGGATAGATACACTATCGCAGTCTGAAGCATTAACGAGAGAACAGTCTGAAATAGTTAGTGCCCTCAATAAAGATGTATCGAGGCTAAACAGGCTTAATAAAAACCTGCTAATGCTCTCTAAAATAGATAACGACAGCTATTTTGAAAAACTACAGGTAAAAGTGGCAGAATATGTTGAGAGGCACCTTGACTTTTTTGAACAGCAGGCAAAAGCAAAGCACGTTACCATTAAAACGGTGTTAGATAAAAACAGTGTTATTTTTGCAAACCCAATATTGTTTGAGGTGCTGTTAAACAACCTGTTTCTTAATGCAATAAGGCACAACATACAAAATGGCAGTATCGAAATTGTTATATTGCCAGATGCAATACGGTTTACCAATACCGGAACTGCCAGGGCGCTGAATCATGAAAAACTTTTTAACCGATTTTCAAAATCTGACCCTTCTGCACAGGGCAATGGCCTGGGGCTCGCAATAGTAAAAAAAATAACAGAGCTTAACGGCTGGAGCATCACCTATCATTTTTCAGGGAGCAGCCATTCTTTTACCATAACCTTTTAA
- a CDS encoding NAD(P)H-dependent oxidoreductase, translated as MKKVLLINTHLTYPNWSEGSLNNAFIQAAKDYFKSKNYEILETKVESGYDAIEEVEKHLLADVIILQTPVNWFGAPWIYKKYVDEVFNCGLQTQKFLTGDGRTKEDSTRQYGTGGKLHGKKFMVCATWNAPAQSFDNPLQELMHGKGTADLFLNITSNYRFCGVEILQGYNSFDIFKDGDIIIDLKNYPKHLDLFFR; from the coding sequence ATGAAAAAGGTTTTACTTATCAATACACACTTAACATATCCAAACTGGTCTGAAGGAAGCCTCAATAACGCTTTTATTCAGGCAGCTAAAGACTACTTTAAAAGTAAAAACTATGAAATTTTAGAAACAAAAGTAGAGAGTGGCTATGATGCCATTGAAGAGGTTGAAAAACACCTGCTGGCTGATGTAATTATTTTGCAAACACCTGTAAACTGGTTTGGAGCACCATGGATTTATAAGAAATATGTAGATGAGGTTTTTAACTGTGGGCTGCAAACCCAAAAGTTTCTTACAGGCGATGGACGAACTAAGGAAGACAGTACCAGACAATATGGTACGGGTGGAAAACTCCATGGGAAAAAGTTTATGGTATGCGCTACCTGGAATGCCCCGGCACAAAGCTTTGATAATCCTTTGCAGGAACTGATGCACGGTAAAGGTACAGCTGATTTATTCCTGAATATAACCAGTAACTACCGTTTTTGTGGAGTAGAAATTTTGCAGGGCTATAACTCCTTCGACATTTTTAAAGACGGTGATATTATCATCGATTTAAAGAATTATCCAAAACATTTAGATCTCTTTTTTAGATAA
- a CDS encoding aldo/keto reductase has translation MAINTQNDSGNSRRKFIQQTTLAGVGLLLAPNLMSAAAHHSDNKPKSSKKENTMNTRKLGTLEVSALGAGCMSISANYGAAADKQQGIATIRTAFEKGITFFDTAEVYGPYTNEQLVGEALLPIRNKVAIATKFGFNIEKGGLNSKPEHIKKVVEESLKRLKTDRIDLLYQHRVDPNVPIEDVAGTVKDLIHQGKVLHFGLSEANVNTIRKAHAVQPVSAIQTEYSFMERSVEKNGVLAVCEELGIGFVPWGPVGMGYLTGKLNAQTTFDQKLDLRTTFDRFSAKNLADNMTIVNLLNNFASKRNATASQIALAWLMAQKPFIVSIPGTRNIPHLTENLEATAISLTQSDLQELEAEFLKIKVSGGRMNAMQMALCE, from the coding sequence ATGGCAATTAACACGCAAAATGACAGTGGTAATTCAAGGCGGAAATTCATCCAGCAAACTACTCTTGCCGGGGTTGGGTTATTGCTTGCGCCTAACCTTATGTCAGCCGCTGCCCATCATTCAGACAACAAGCCAAAAAGCAGTAAAAAAGAAAATACTATGAATACACGAAAATTAGGAACATTAGAAGTCTCCGCATTAGGCGCCGGATGCATGAGTATCAGTGCTAATTATGGAGCAGCAGCAGATAAACAGCAGGGAATTGCAACGATTCGCACCGCTTTTGAGAAAGGCATCACATTTTTTGACACTGCAGAAGTATATGGCCCTTATACCAATGAGCAGCTTGTAGGCGAAGCACTCTTGCCAATCAGGAATAAGGTGGCTATTGCTACAAAATTTGGCTTCAATATAGAGAAGGGCGGACTGAACAGTAAGCCGGAACATATAAAAAAAGTAGTAGAAGAGTCGCTAAAGCGACTAAAAACAGATCGTATAGACCTGCTTTACCAGCACCGCGTAGACCCTAACGTACCTATTGAAGATGTTGCAGGAACTGTAAAAGATTTAATACACCAGGGGAAGGTTTTACATTTCGGGTTATCCGAGGCTAATGTAAATACCATTAGAAAAGCCCATGCGGTACAGCCTGTTTCGGCCATACAAACAGAATATTCGTTTATGGAGCGCAGTGTTGAGAAAAATGGTGTATTAGCTGTTTGCGAAGAATTAGGTATTGGCTTTGTACCGTGGGGTCCGGTAGGTATGGGCTATCTGACAGGCAAGCTGAATGCACAAACAACTTTTGACCAAAAGCTTGATCTGCGAACTACTTTTGATCGTTTTAGTGCTAAAAATTTGGCGGACAATATGACCATAGTAAACCTGCTAAACAATTTTGCATCAAAAAGAAATGCAACTGCTTCTCAAATTGCCCTTGCCTGGCTCATGGCGCAAAAACCATTCATAGTGTCAATCCCCGGTACGCGCAATATTCCGCATCTCACAGAAAATCTGGAAGCCACAGCTATTTCGCTAACACAATCTGATTTACAAGAACTTGAAGCTGAATTTTTAAAAATAAAAGTTTCCGGCGGAAGGATGAACGCAATGCAAATGGCACTTTGCGAATAA